A part of Gramella sp. MAR_2010_147 genomic DNA contains:
- the lptC gene encoding LPS export ABC transporter periplasmic protein LptC: MKLTYSNIISGIVTLIGVTMLFSCEGNLQEVRAFSIEEDAPQAIAEGINLKFTDSGRLVATLKSAKMLDYTNKAFPYREFPDGVEVEFFDEQDRKNTVNADYGIVYEATKLIDLQGNVVIITADSTKLEASQLFWDQDRSWIFTDKPNTIRFPDGSYTEDLGFDSNQDFTNFRSRTNTGIQIIEEEKKDE, translated from the coding sequence ATGAAACTCACATATAGTAATATAATTTCAGGCATTGTCACGCTCATAGGCGTGACAATGCTTTTTTCATGCGAAGGTAATTTACAGGAAGTAAGAGCCTTCAGTATAGAGGAAGATGCCCCTCAGGCAATTGCCGAAGGTATTAACCTGAAATTTACAGATTCTGGCAGATTGGTAGCAACCTTAAAAAGTGCAAAAATGCTGGATTATACAAATAAGGCATTTCCTTACCGGGAATTTCCAGATGGAGTAGAAGTAGAGTTCTTTGATGAGCAGGATCGCAAGAACACCGTAAATGCAGATTACGGGATTGTTTATGAGGCGACAAAGCTAATTGACTTGCAGGGAAATGTGGTGATAATTACAGCAGATAGTACAAAGTTAGAAGCTAGTCAGTTATTTTGGGATCAGGATAGAAGCTGGATATTTACAGACAAGCCAAACACTATTAGGTTTCCAGATGGATCTTATACAGAAGATCTCGGTTTTGATTCTAATCAGGATTTCACTAATTTTCGTTCAAGAACCAATACGGGCATACAAATTATAGAAGAGGAGAAAAAAGATGAGTAA
- a CDS encoding outer membrane beta-barrel protein yields the protein MRVSILASSNNINSSGFSFDEVFDMMGGNARSISFNGNGSFSINGTGFGSSGGITKSETAGFNFVNEWDNEMELSADYFYGRNDTETRTRVERENILPDSRYFTNSTSSSNLINDSHRANLRYEVEFDTLTKLSVAPRFNANIGTSFRDRNEATLDENMNLQNTTSVDEMEALNSANFSNSMDFIKRFGSKGSYLQIDVNHSHSKQENENIYFSESVFVNAPENNMIQDQFIDQDENSNSFGVGASKRSVLAEQLFLDLNYDFSASESRNTRNVFDAVDGDYTNFNELLSNDFEVRSFKHTPNAGINYEGEVWRIDTEIGLLSTTLKTENFIDEVSFNNTYNNIFIDADVRYSIERSKSISLGYSTNADVPSVRQLQPVEDRTNPLNIVVGNPELEPTFNQRINFNFRNFDFATRSGFFGYMYANFTDNQVVATSNVEDFVRTTTYTNVDGVINGNLGGSYSKTFKKDARELRLRLRMNTAYNRNVGFINAVKYKSDQFSLSPRFQLTYAIDELFEINPAYTLNYNDITYNINSGRDQSYTNHTLSLETTTYWPKNVVFGNDISYNQYGNVAPGFDSTSLLWNMSLGYQFLKDQATLKVKVYDLLDQNVDTRRLVGDDYIQDVNNLVLQRYGMLSFTYKLSSFGAGEAPSRGGRRMRR from the coding sequence ATGCGTGTTAGTATTCTGGCGAGTTCTAACAACATTAATAGTTCAGGATTTAGTTTTGACGAGGTTTTTGATATGATGGGAGGAAATGCCAGAAGCATAAGTTTTAATGGCAATGGCTCGTTCAGTATCAATGGTACCGGATTTGGGAGTAGTGGCGGCATTACAAAATCTGAAACTGCCGGTTTCAATTTTGTAAATGAATGGGATAATGAAATGGAGTTGAGTGCAGATTATTTCTACGGAAGAAATGATACTGAAACCAGAACCCGAGTAGAACGGGAAAACATTCTTCCAGATTCAAGATATTTTACAAATTCTACTAGTTCCAGTAACCTTATTAATGATAGTCATAGAGCTAATTTGCGTTATGAGGTAGAATTTGATACGCTTACCAAACTTTCTGTCGCCCCTAGGTTCAATGCGAATATTGGGACTTCTTTTAGAGATCGAAATGAAGCGACGCTGGATGAAAATATGAATTTGCAAAACACGACTAGTGTAGATGAAATGGAAGCGTTGAACAGCGCAAATTTCTCTAATAGTATGGATTTTATTAAGCGTTTTGGTAGTAAAGGCTCTTATCTTCAAATAGATGTGAACCATTCGCATAGTAAACAAGAAAATGAAAATATCTATTTTTCTGAAAGTGTTTTTGTAAATGCTCCGGAAAATAATATGATTCAGGATCAATTTATAGATCAGGATGAAAACTCAAATTCATTTGGGGTAGGTGCTTCAAAACGCAGTGTGTTAGCCGAGCAGCTTTTTCTAGATCTTAATTACGATTTCTCTGCTTCCGAAAGCAGAAATACACGGAATGTTTTTGATGCGGTTGACGGGGATTATACAAATTTCAATGAATTGTTGAGCAATGACTTTGAGGTAAGGAGTTTTAAACATACCCCAAATGCCGGGATCAATTACGAAGGAGAGGTTTGGCGAATTGATACTGAAATTGGACTTTTAAGTACTACCCTTAAAACTGAAAATTTTATTGATGAAGTTTCTTTCAATAATACCTATAACAACATTTTTATAGATGCCGATGTTCGATATTCCATCGAGCGTTCCAAAAGTATAAGTCTGGGATATAGTACAAATGCAGATGTGCCGTCGGTAAGGCAATTACAGCCGGTAGAAGATCGTACAAACCCTTTGAATATCGTCGTTGGTAATCCTGAACTGGAGCCAACTTTTAACCAGCGAATAAATTTCAATTTCAGGAATTTTGATTTTGCTACACGGAGTGGATTTTTTGGATATATGTATGCTAATTTCACAGATAACCAGGTGGTGGCCACAAGCAATGTGGAAGATTTTGTTAGAACCACGACCTATACGAATGTAGACGGTGTTATAAACGGAAATCTGGGAGGCTCTTATAGTAAAACCTTTAAAAAGGATGCCAGGGAGTTGCGGTTAAGGTTAAGGATGAATACCGCTTATAATCGCAATGTAGGTTTTATAAATGCCGTAAAATATAAATCTGACCAATTTAGTTTGAGTCCTCGATTTCAATTGACGTATGCTATTGATGAGCTCTTTGAAATTAATCCTGCCTATACTCTTAACTATAACGATATAACGTACAATATTAACAGTGGGAGAGACCAAAGTTACACCAATCACACACTATCACTGGAGACCACGACCTACTGGCCTAAAAATGTAGTTTTTGGTAATGATATTTCTTACAATCAATACGGAAATGTTGCTCCCGGCTTTGATAGCACGTCTCTATTATGGAATATGAGTCTGGGCTATCAGTTTTTAAAAGATCAGGCAACTCTTAAGGTGAAAGTTTATGATCTCCTAGATCAGAACGTAGATACCAGGAGGCTTGTAGGAGACGATTATATACAGGATGTAAATAATCTTGTGCTGCAAAGATATGGTATGCTAAGCTTCACTTATAAATTAAGCAGTTTTGGTGCCGGTGAAGCTCCTAGCAGAGGGGGTAGAAGAATGAGAAGATGA
- a CDS encoding type III pantothenate kinase → MNLVVDAGNTFVKTAVFQNSTLLEKHVFRKEDFLKNFQNLRKKFPEIQKSILSSVTALDELLENEVKKSYPLLHLDEKVKLPFKNKYGTPETLGKDRIALVAAAVNEYPGKNVLIIDAGTCITYDFKTREEVYLGGAISPGLEMRFKSLHKFTANLPLVKPKPEAELIGNSTESSILSGIINGIKMELKGSIESYSSKFEDLTVIFTGGDSQILSIPLKNSIFANSNFLLEGLNFILEFNKTQ, encoded by the coding sequence ATGAATTTAGTTGTCGATGCCGGGAATACCTTTGTAAAGACTGCTGTTTTTCAAAACAGTACGCTTTTGGAAAAGCATGTTTTCAGGAAAGAAGATTTTTTAAAAAATTTTCAGAATCTGAGAAAAAAGTTCCCTGAAATCCAAAAATCGATACTTTCCAGCGTTACAGCTTTAGATGAATTGCTGGAAAATGAAGTAAAAAAGTCTTATCCTTTACTTCATCTGGATGAAAAAGTGAAGCTCCCCTTTAAAAATAAATATGGCACCCCGGAAACTTTAGGAAAAGATAGAATAGCACTGGTCGCTGCAGCAGTAAATGAGTATCCTGGAAAGAATGTTTTGATCATAGATGCAGGAACCTGCATTACATACGATTTTAAAACCAGGGAGGAAGTTTATCTGGGAGGTGCTATTTCCCCCGGATTGGAAATGAGATTTAAAAGCTTGCACAAGTTTACCGCAAATTTACCGTTAGTTAAACCGAAGCCGGAAGCTGAATTGATCGGTAATTCTACTGAATCAAGTATTTTATCCGGAATTATTAATGGAATCAAAATGGAATTAAAGGGAAGTATAGAATCTTATAGCTCTAAATTTGAAGATTTAACAGTTATTTTCACAGGAGGGGATAGTCAAATTTTGTCTATACCATTAAAAAATAGCATATTTGCCAACTCAAATTTTTTGCTAGAAGGACTTAATTTCATTCTAGAATTTAACAAGACTCAATGA